From Rutidosis leptorrhynchoides isolate AG116_Rl617_1_P2 chromosome 3, CSIRO_AGI_Rlap_v1, whole genome shotgun sequence, a single genomic window includes:
- the LOC139902044 gene encoding uncharacterized mitochondrial protein AtMg01250-like, with protein sequence MGLEEKWRNWIEACLKLTSISILVNGSPPKEFGLEKGVRQGDPLSPFLFIIEAEGLNILVKSALEKGLFKGIEVGRDKVVVSHLQYADDTMFFGAWSRMNILNLRNLLTCFERASGL encoded by the coding sequence ATGGGTTTAGAGGAGAAGTGGAGAAATTGGATAGAAGCGTGTCTCAAATTGACCTCAATCTCGATCTTGGTAAATGGCTCCCCACCTAAAGAATTTGGTTTAGAAAAAGGGGTAAGGCAAGGTGATCCATTATCACCTTTCCTTTTTATTATCGAGGCGGAGGGGCTTAATATTCTTGTTAAATCGGCTCTGGAAAAGGGTCTTTTTAAAGGAATAGAAGTAGGACGCGATAAGGTAGTGGTTTCACATTTACAATATGCGGACGATACCATGTTTTTCGGGGCTTGGAGTAGGATGAATATCTTAAATTTGAGAAATCTACTCACATGTTTTGAGCGGGCCTCGGGGTTGTGA